One genomic region from Phoenix dactylifera cultivar Barhee BC4 unplaced genomic scaffold, palm_55x_up_171113_PBpolish2nd_filt_p 000190F, whole genome shotgun sequence encodes:
- the LOC103718630 gene encoding leucine-rich repeat protein 1-like isoform X4: MAVAPRVAARALALAVTVVLLAAPAAGNSEGDALFALRRSLSDPDNVLESWDPTLVNPCTWFHITCNQENRVTRLDLGNSNLSGHLVPELGKLEHLQYLELYKNNIQGTIPAELGNLKSLISLDLYNNNISGIIPPTLGKLKALVFLQLNNNQLTGPIPRELVGISSLKVIDVSKNNLCGTIPTSGPFEHIPLNNFENSPRLEVEVITGLPARPARPEIFRAWALKKSPLVGPGQEKRPDQKNRAGPGNF; the protein is encoded by the exons ATGGCCGTTGCACCGCGTGTCGCGGCCCGAGCCCTAGCCCTAGCCGTGACCGTCGTCCTCCTCGCCGCCCCGGCCGCTGGGAACTCCGAGGGCGACGCGCTCTTCGCCCTCCGACGGAGCCTCTCCGACCCCGACAACGTCCTTGAGTCCTGGGATCCCACACTCGTCAACCCCTGCACCTGGTTCCACATCACCTGCAACCAGGAGAACCGCGTCACCAGACT GGACTTAGGAAATTCGAATCTGTCAGGCCATTTGGTACCTGAACTTGGAAAGCTTGAACATTTGCAGTATCT GGAGCTTTACAAAAACAACATTCAAGGGACAATCCCAGCTGAACTTGGTAATCTAAAGAGCCTGATTAGCTTGGACTTGTATAACAACAACATTTCAGGGATTATACCTCCAACACTGGGCAAACTGAAGGCTTTGGTATTCTT ACAGCTCAATAACAACCAATTAACCGGACCAATCCCAAGGGAACTTGTTGGAATTTCTAGTCTCAAAGTTAT AGATGTCTCAAAGAACAACCTTTGTGGGACCATTCCTACCTCTGGACCTTTTGAACACATCCCCTTGAACAA CTTCGAGAATAGTCCTCGGTTGGAAGTAGAGGTGATCACGGGCCTTCCGGCCCgcccagcccggcccgaaatttttcgggcttgggcattgAAAAAGAGCCCATTGGTCGGGCCTGGGCAGGAAAAACGGCCCGATCAAAAAAATCGGGCCGGGCCTGGAAATTTTTAA
- the LOC103699184 gene encoding probable U3 small nucleolar RNA-associated protein 11 isoform X1, whose protein sequence is MSSLRNAIPRRAHKERAQPQARKKFGFLEKHKDYVLRAQAFHKKEETLRRLKEKVAFRNPDEFYFKMINTRTVHGIHRPKSEANKYTQEELMLMKTQDIGYILQKVQSEKKKIERLSSALHELDNQPSNRHVYYAEDREEAKEIQSRSSQTSNSPAFENVPNRIKKKTSSSYKELEARKKRVQELEKLYADMALQKELQKPGRKRKLLEDEIVSPTTKPVYKWRAERKR, encoded by the exons ATGTCGTCGCTGAGGAATGCTATCCCTCGACGGGCTCACAAGGAACGTGCTCAACC TCAAGCGAGGAAGAAGTTTGGGTTTCTTGAGAAGCATAAAGATTATGTTTTGAGAGCTCAGGCATTCCACAAGAAGGAAGAGACTTTGAGG AGGTTGAAGGAGAAGGTTGCTTTTAGGAATCCAGATGAGTTCTATTTCAAGATGATCAACACAAGAACTGTTCATGGAATTCACAGACCAAA GAGTGAAGCAAACAAGTACACCCAGGAGGAACTCATGCTGATGAAGACTCAAGACATTGGATATATTCTTCAGAAAGTTCAAAGTGAAAAGAAG AAAATTGAAAGGCTGAGTTCTGCACTTCATGAACTGGATAATCAGCCATCAAACCGACATGTTTACTATGCTGAAGATAG GGAAGAAGCTAAAGAAATACAATCAAGATCATCACAGACGAGTAATTCACCTGCTTTTGAAAATGTGCCGAATCGTATAAAGAA GAAAACATCTTCTTCTTACAAAGAGTTAGAAGCAAGGAAAAAAAGGGTTCAAGAGCTGGAAAAATTGTATGCGGACATGGCATTGCAAAAGGAATTGCAG AAACCTGGTCGGAAGCGTAAGCTCCTTGAAGATGAGATAGTTTCCCCAACAACTAAGCCCGTATATAAATGGCGTGCGGAGCGCAAAAG GTGA
- the LOC103699184 gene encoding probable U3 small nucleolar RNA-associated protein 11 isoform X2: MSSLRNAIPRRAHKERAQPQARKKFGFLEKHKDYVLRAQAFHKKEETLRRLKEKVAFRNPDEFYFKMINTRTVHGIHRPKSEANKYTQEELMLMKTQDIGYILQKVQSEKKKIERLSSALHELDNQPSNRHVYYAEDREEAKEIQSRSSQTSNSPAFENVPNRIKKKTSSSYKELEARKKRVQELEKLYADMALQKELQKPGRKRKLLEDEIVSPTTKPVYKWRAERKR; encoded by the exons ATGTCGTCGCTGAGGAATGCTATCCCTCGACGGGCTCACAAGGAACGTGCTCAACC TCAAGCGAGGAAGAAGTTTGGGTTTCTTGAGAAGCATAAAGATTATGTTTTGAGAGCTCAGGCATTCCACAAGAAGGAAGAGACTTTGAGG AGGTTGAAGGAGAAGGTTGCTTTTAGGAATCCAGATGAGTTCTATTTCAAGATGATCAACACAAGAACTGTTCATGGAATTCACAGACCAAA GAGTGAAGCAAACAAGTACACCCAGGAGGAACTCATGCTGATGAAGACTCAAGACATTGGATATATTCTTCAGAAAGTTCAAAGTGAAAAGAAG AAAATTGAAAGGCTGAGTTCTGCACTTCATGAACTGGATAATCAGCCATCAAACCGACATGTTTACTATGCTGAAGATAG GGAAGAAGCTAAAGAAATACAATCAAGATCATCACAGACGAGTAATTCACCTGCTTTTGAAAATGTGCCGAATCGTATAAAGAA GAAAACATCTTCTTCTTACAAAGAGTTAGAAGCAAGGAAAAAAAGGGTTCAAGAGCTGGAAAAATTGTATGCGGACATGGCATTGCAAAAGGAATTGCAG AAACCTGGTCGGAAGCGTAAGCTCCTTGAAGATGAGATAGTTTCCCCAACAACTAAGCCCGTATATAAATGGCGTGCGGAGCGCAAAAGGTAA